One window from the genome of Manis pentadactyla isolate mManPen7 chromosome 15, mManPen7.hap1, whole genome shotgun sequence encodes:
- the ADAT1 gene encoding tRNA-specific adenosine deaminase 1 isoform X2, whose amino-acid sequence MVCNVRLWLNYRASAPAQTMWTANEIARLCYEHYGIRLPKQGKPEPNREWTLLAAVVKIQRTADRVCDCPDKPLQVTREVVSMGTGTKCIGQSKMRKNGDILNDSHAEVIARRSFQRYLLHQLHLAAALEEDSIFVPGTQRGLWKLRPDLLFVFYSSHTPCGDASIIPMLEFEDQPCCPVSRDWASDPSEASGNLEAPENKRKYEDLDSTVTKKMRFEPGAPDGMAHHQSFGSQRSSPVPPHVSSSNLTAEELAAVTRKAPNGAKVVDVYRTGAKCVPGEVGDSGRPGAAYHQVGLLRVKPGRGDRTRSMSCSDKLARWNVLGCQGALLMHFLEEPIYLSAVVIGQCPYSQEAMQRALTGRCQDVSPLPKGFGVQEVKILQSDLLFEQSRCALQAKRADSPGRLVPCGAAISWSAVPEQPLDVTANGFPQGTTKKGIGHLQARSRISKVELFRSFQKLLSSISEDKWPDTLRFQSFTWQHGHTILYAQAFFLWRAPLSCPIHGTWIKQTLLHGM is encoded by the exons ATGGTTTGTAATGTGCGCCTCTGGCTTAATTACAG GGCCTCTGCACCAGCTCAGACCATGTGGACTGCGAATGAGATTGCAAGGCTGTGTTATGAGCACTATGGGATCAGGCTGCCCAAGCAGGGAAAGCCTGAGCCCAACCGCGAGTGGACTTTATTAGCAGCCGTGGTGAAGATCCAACGCACAGCTGACCGGGTCTGTGACTGCCCTGACAAACCACTGCAAG TAACGAGAGAAGTTGTCTCAATGGGAACAGGAACAAAATGCATAGGCCAGTCCAAAATGAGGAAGAACG GAGACATCCTCAATGACAGCCATGCTGAGGTCATAGCCAGAAGGAGTTTTCAAAG GTACCTTCTCCATCAGCTCCACTTGGCGGCCGCCCTGGAGGAGGATAGTATCTTTGTCCCAGGGACTCAGAGAGGACTGTGGAAACTCAGACCAGACCTCTTGTTTGTGTTTTACTCCAGCCATACTCCCT GTGGGGATGCTTCCATCATCCCAATGCTTGAGTTTGAAGATCAGCCTTGCTGTCCTGTCAGTAGAGACTGGGCCAGTGACCCATCAGAAGCCAGTGGTAACCTGGAAGCTcctgaaaacaaaaggaaatatgaaGACCTGGACAGTACTGTGACCAAAAAGATGAGGTTTGAGCCCGGGGCTCCTGATGGTATGGCTCACCATCAGAGCTTTGGCAGTCAGAGAAGCAGCCCAGTCCCACCACATGTCAGCAGTTCCAATCTCACTGCAGAGGAATTGGCTGCTGTCACCAGAAAGGCCCCCAATGGTGCCAAAGTGGTGGACGTCTACAGAACTGGAGCCAAGTGTGTGCCTGGAGAAGTCGGAGACTCCGGGAGGCCTGGGGCTGCATATCACCAGGTGGGGCTGCTCCGAGTGAAGCCAGGCCGGGGAGACAGGACTCGCTCCATGTCCTGCAGTGATAAGTTGGCGCGGTGGAATGTCCTCGGATGCCAAGGGGCACTGTTGATGCACTTCCTGGAAGAGCCCATCTACCTGTCAGCTGTGGTCATTGGGCAGTGCCCGTACAGCCAGGAGGCCATGCAGAGGGCGCTGACAGGGAG GTGTCAGGACGTCTCACCTTTACCCAAAGGCTTTGGAGTTCAAGAAGTGAAAATACTGCAGTCAGATTTACTATTTGAACAGAGCCGCTGCGCATTGCAGGCAAAAAGGGCTGACAGCCCAGGCCGACTTGTTCCTTGTGGGGCAG CCATCAGCTGGAGCGCAGTTCCTGAGCAGCCATTGGACGTCACTGCCAACGGCTTTCCACAGGGAACAACGAAGAAAGGAATCGGACACCTTCAGGCCAG ATCTCGAATCAGCAAAGTGGAACTCTTTAGATCATTCCAGAAGCTGCTAAGCAGTATTTCAGAAGACAAATGGCCAGACACACTCAG